From the Primulina tabacum isolate GXHZ01 chromosome 3, ASM2559414v2, whole genome shotgun sequence genome, one window contains:
- the LOC142539259 gene encoding putative calmodulin-3: MRSLGQNPTEAELQDMINEVDADGNGTIDFPEFLNLMARKMKDTDSEEELKEGFRVFDKDQNDFISAAELRHVMTNPGEKLTDEEVDEMIREADVDGDGQINYEEFVKVIDGQVRSKQVETLLLSRYNHIDEKITPGRLI, from the coding sequence ATGCGCTCTTTAGGACAGAACCCAACAGAGGCTGAACTTCAGGATATGATCAACGAGGTTGATGCTGATGGTAATGGAACAATTGACTTTCCTGAGTTCCTCAACCTGATGGCTCGGAAAATGAAGGACACCGATTCTGAGGAGGAGCTGAAGGAAGGTTTCCGGGTTTTCGACAAGGACCAGAATGACTTCATTTCTGCTGCAGAACTACGCCACGTTATGACCAATCCTGGTGAGAAGCTCACTGATGAGGAGGTCGATGAGATGATCCGCGAAGCGGACGTGGATGGTGATGGGCAGATCAACTATGAGGAGTTCGTCAAGGTTATTGATGGCCAAGtgagatctaaacaagttgaaACTTTATTATTGTCCAGATATAATCATATTGACGAAAAGATAACCCCGGGGAGGTTAATTTGA